The genomic window GGTGCTGGACGAGCTGACGGCACGATTCGGCGCCCCGGCCCGCGCCAAAGTGCTTGCCGGACAAGTCGTCGACGCCGACGGCGCCGTCATCAATGACAGTTCGGTGCTGCCCGGCGGCGCCACCGTCTACCTCTACCGCGACCTGCCCGACGAAGTACCGGTGCCCTTCGACATACCGGTGCTCTACCAGGACGCCAACATCGTGGTCGCCGACAAGCCGCACTTCCTGGCGACCATGCCCCGGGGCCGCCACGTCGCACAGACGGCGCTGGTGCGGTTGCGGCGCAGCCTCGGCTTGCCGGAGTTGAGCCCGGCCCACCGCCTGGACCGGCTCACCGCCGGCGTGCTGGTGTTCACCACCCGCCGCGAGCTACGCGGCCGCTACCAGACACTGTTCGCGCAAGGCGCCGTGCGCAAGACCTACCTGGCGCGCGCCGCGGTGCACCCCGATCTGGTGCTGCCGCGGGTGGTGCGCAACCGCATCGTCAAACGCCGGGGACACCTGCAAGCGGTGAGCGAGCCCGGCGTACCCAACGCCGAGACGTGGATCGAGTTGCTGTCACCGGACGGGCTGTACCGGTTGACGCCGCGCACCGGGCGCACCCACCAACTGCGGGTGCACATGGCATCGCTGGGGATACCGATTGCCGGAGACCCGTTGTATCCGAACGTGATCGATGTCCCCGAGCACGACTTCAGCACGCCGCTGCGGCTGCTGGCGCAGCGTATCGAGTTCGATGACCCGGTGACCGGGTTGACTCGGGTGTTCGTCAGCGGTCTCGAGATCTAAGCCGTGGCGTGGTGCCGCGGGCAGAATGCGGCGATGCTGACGCCGACGAAGTACCCGGCGCGGTACCCGTCGAGGTTGCTGTTGGCGCTCAGGTCGTTGGCCACGTCACCCTTTTGCCGGCCCAGGTCGAGTTCGTCGCAGACCTGGTGCCCGGCGATGATCGCGGCCTGTGGTGAGGCGAAGTTGATGCCTTTGGCTTTCACCGCGTTGAGGAACGCGTCGTCGACCCCATCGGCATGGGCGCTGGAAGTCCCCGCGATGACCAGGCACACGGAGACGACGGCAAGCAGGCCGAGGAACGGCGCACGCCTGCGGGCTTTGCTGATCACCATCGCAATAACCTCCCCGACGCATGATTGGTGGAACCCAGCCGAAATACCCAGCTTACCCAGCCAAAACACGAGCGATAATCGCGGCGTAGTTGGCGCAGATCTGTCGGGCCGGTGAATTGATCAGAAACTGCGCTTGAACTCGCGGCCGCCGAGTGCCAACGCCCTGATCGGGCACGGTGGTGCACCGGCGGATCCTTGTTATCATGCCGCATGACTGCGATCCTTCTCGCGTGGCGTCGAGGAATCTCCCTGAGCTCAAATAAGTTTGGCGTTGTGGCGATCGTGGCGGTGCTGCTCTCGGGGTGCGGGAGCGACAACAACGCCAGCGCACCGAGCGCGACGACCACGACGGCGGCCTGTGGCGGCAAGTCGACGTTGAAGGCCAGCGGTTCCACCGCCCAAGAGAACGCGATGACCCGGTTCGTCAAGGCTTTCGAACAAGCCTGCGCCGGACACTCGGTGAATTACACGGCCAACGGTTCTGGTGCCGGCATCAGCGAATTCCTCAGCAACCAAACGGACTTCGCTGGGTCGGACTCACCGCTGAGCAAGGACGAATACGCCCGCGCGCAGCAGCGCTGCGGCTCCCCGGCGTGGAACCTGCCAATGGTGTTCGGGCCCATCGCCATTGCCTACAACGTCAAGGGCCTGACGTCGTTGACCCTGGACGGCCCGACCGCGGCGAAGATCTTCAACGGCGCCATCACCAGCTGGAACGATCCCGCGATCGGGGCACTCAATGCCGGCGTCGTCTTACCCGCCGAACCCATTCGTGTCGTTTTCCGCAGTGACGAGTCCGGCACCTCCGACAACTTCCAGAGGTATCTGGATACGGCTTCGGGCGGTGCGTGGGGCAAGGGCGCCGGCAAGGCGTTCAACGGCGGAGTCGGTGAGGGCGCCAAGGGCAACGAGGGTGCCGCTGCGGCAGTCGGCACCGCCGAAGGTTCGATCAGCTACGTCGAATGGTCGTTCGCCCAGGCGCAGCACCTGAATACGGCGAAGGTCATCACCTCGGCCGGCCCGGACGCCATAGCAATCAACCCGGACTCGGTGGGCAAGACCATTTCTGCTGCGTGGTTCACCAAGGAGGGCAACGACCTGGCCTTCGACACCATCTCCTTCTACCGGCCCAACCAGCCCGGCGCGTACCCGATCGTGCTGGCGACCTACGAGATCGTCTGCTCGAAGTACGCCGACCCGCAGGTCGGGGCGGCGGTCCGCGCGTTTCTGCACAGCGCGCTAGGCCCGGGACAAAGCGGTCTGGTCGACAACGGCTATATCCCCATTCCCGACGAGTTCAAGGGGCGGTTGTCGACCGCGGTCAACGCCATCGGGTGATTCCGCCGACTCGAGATGTTCCGGGCTTCTTCCCGTTGTCGTCAACGTAACGTTTCCGGGAATTTTTCTTTCATGGTCAAATAGCGGTGCTGTGGAATTCATAACGTTGCCTCCCGAGATCACCTCGGCCTTGATTCACTCGGGACCGGGCGCGGAATCATTGATCGCAGCGTCGGATGCCTGGGAGCGATTGGCGACCGAATTGGAAGAGTCCACCCGCTTGTACTCTCCGGTGCTGGCGACGCTCGCCGAGGGCTGGAGCGGTCCGTCTGCAGCGGTGATGACCGACGCTGTCGCTCCTTACCTCGCGTGGCTGCAAACCACCGCCCAGCAGTGCCAACAGCTGAGTGCCTCGGCGCAAGCCGCCACCGCCGCCTTCGCATCGACGCTTGCCAGCGTCGTGCCTCCCTCGGTGGTCACCGCCAACCGGACCCAGCTGGCGCAGTTGCTGGCCACCAACCAATTCGGCAAGAACCTGCCGGCCATCGCCCAGACCGAAGAGCAGTACGAGAACATGTGGGTGAACAACTCCGCGGCGATGTCTCGCTATCAGACGGCCACCCAACAAGCCCTCGCGCTGCCGCAGTTCACCTCGCCTCCCGCGATCACCGATCCGGCGGGTACCAACAGACAGGCCGCTGCCGTGTCGGCGGCCGCTGCTCCCGCGGCCTCGGCGGGGGCCGCGGCGGCCCCCGCCGAGGCCGTCTCTCCGCTGGATTCGTTGTTCCAGGCCTTCGGCGTGGGCTTCAACCCGAACAGCGGCTGGTTCGGCTTGGCCAACACCTACGCCAACCAGTTCCTCTCCTCCGGATTCCCCATCAACCTGCTCAGCTATCTGGCGCAGAACACCTCGGCCCAAGCCCTGCAGTCGGTCGCCCCCGAAATTGGAGAAGGCCTCTCCGAAGGCGAAGCGGCGCTGGGGGATACGGTGGCCAGCCTGTCGCGAGCCGTGGGCGCGGCGGAACCGACCGCCGCGCTGGGCGTCGGAGTGTCGATGGGCAACCTGACCGCACCACCGGCGGTGGTCGGGCTGCTGCCCGCGGCGCAGACCCCCGTGCAGCTCGCCTCGGCGGCGACGCCGCTGGCAGCGGGCGACGCTGGGTTCCCGATGCTGCCCCCGCTGATGCCGCCGCCCATCTCGGCCGGTAGTGGCTGGCGCAAGCGCAAGCAGCAGAAGTACGAAGACCTGGCGATGGGCATGGAGCTCAAGGGCACGTTCATGCCGCGACCCCCCTCGGCGGGCTGAGCAAGTCGAAAATTGGGGTCAAGTAACCGAGGTCATCATCCGGGTCGCGGACGGGCTGGGTAATTTGGCGGTCATGCCTTGGGCCCGACTGCTCTCGCTCGCCGCCCTCGCGGTCGTGCTCTGCGCGTGCGGGCGGCCGGTTTCGGCGGCCAGTTCCCATAATGACCCGGGAGCCTTCAAGTTCGGCGGGATGAACCGGACCTACACCGTGCACGTGCCCCCGGGTCCGCCCGCCGGCCTGGTGCTCAATCTGCACGGCGGTGGTGGCACCGGGGCTGGGCAGCAGGGCCTGACCAACTTCGATTCGGTCGCCGATATCAACAACTTGTTGGTGGTCTACCCGGACGGCTACGACAAGAGCTGGGCCGACGGCAGAGGTGCCGCGCCGGCTGACCGCCGCCATCTCGACGACATCGGCTTCCTGGTCGCTCTGGTGGACAAGGTGGCCAAAGAGTTCAGCGTGCCTGCCGGGCACATCTTCGCCACCGGGATGTCCAACGGCGGCTTCATGTCCAATCGGCTGGCTTGCGATCACGCCGATCTTTTCGCCGCCATCGCCCCGATCTCCGGCACACTGGGCGCCGGGGTGTCCTGTAACCCGTCCCGGCCGGTGTCGGTGTTGGCCGCGCACGGCACCGCCGACCGCGTGGTGCCGTTCAACGGCGGCGACGTCCGCGGGCGCGGCGGGGTCAGTCGCGCCATCTCGGCTACCAGCATGGTGAACGAATGGCGCACGGTGGATCGCTGCCAGGGGGAGCCGACCGAGCAGACCCTGCCCAACGTCGGGGATGGGACCGTCGTGCGGCGCTTCGAATCCACCACCTGTGCCGACGGCACCGCGGTGGTGTTCTACCAGATCGACAACGGCGGGCACACCTGGCCGGGCGCCAAGCAATATCTGCCCAAGCCCGTCATCGGGTCCACCACCCGGGCCTTCGACGCGTCCCAGATCATCGCGCAGTTCTTCGTGGCGCACGGCCGGGACTGAGCCGGTTCAGCGCTGGCAGGTCGGACACCAGTAGGTCACCCGGTCGCCGCTGCCGTCGTAGTTGATCGGTGTGCCGCAGCGCCGGCAGCGCTGCCCGGCGCGGCCGTAGACCCACAGCTGCCGGCCGTTGCGGGTGTCCCCGGTGGTGCAGCGGTTCCAGCGAAACCTGTTCAGCCACAACATTTCCCGGGCGCGGACCAGCAACCGCTGGGGGTCGCTGACCGCGCTCACCGGGGCCGTGGGCAGATGCCCGGTGACGAAACACAGTTCGTTGGCGTAGACGTTGCCTACCCCGGCCAGCACCCGCTGGTCGAGCAGCGCCTCGGCGAGGGGTCGGTCCGGATCGGCCGTCAGATTGGCCGTGGCGACCTGCGGATCCCAGTCTTCGCCCAGCAGATCGGGTCCCAGGTGCGCGACGGCCGCGTCGTCCTGATCGCGCTCGAGGATCTCCAGCACACCCAGGTCGTAGCCGACGGCCCGAATAGGCCCCGCTTCCAACACAATTCGTGCCCGGTAGTCGATCCTGACCGCTCGCTCACCGACGCGCCAGCTGCCGTCCATCTTCATGTGGGAGTGGATGCTGGCCGGGCCGACCCGGATGAACAGGTGCTTGCCGCGACTGATCACCTCGTCGACCACCTGACCGGTGAGGTCGACCGTGGCATAGCGAGGCACCCGGACATCGCAGCGGGTGAGCGTGCGGCCGACCAGATGTTCGCGCAGCTTGGCCGCGGTATGCCAGACGGTGTCCCCTTCGGGCATGGCTTATCGCAGTCGCAATCCGCGCGGCGTGCGGGCGAATCCGGCGTCGACGAGCGCGTCGGTCACCGGGGCCGGTGCACCGGGTTGCAGTACCGGCGCCCCGTCGACCCGCTCCACCAGCAGGGAGGCCACCCGGCGGTTCGCGACCAACTCGGCCAGCGCGGTGGCCGCCGCGCCGTTGGCGCCCGGATCGTCGGTGAAGGTCAACAGCGAACGTCCACCGCGCTCCAAGAACCAGGCCAGCGCACCGTCGACCAGCACCACCAGGGCGCCGGCTTTCCGGCCCGGCCGGGCCGAGCCGTCGCCCTCGGTGCTCGGCCAGGGTAGGGCAGCGCCGTAGGGGTTGGCCGGATCGGCGGCGGCAAGCACCACCGCCCGGTAGTCCGGCCGTTCGGGATCCACACCGTCGGAGTAGCTGCGCAGCCGGTCGACGGTCGACGCGACGGCGAACTGCGCCCCGCCCAACGACTCGACGAAGTAACCGCGCTGGCAGCGGCCGGCATCCTCGAACGCGCTCAAAACCTTGTAGAGAGTGGCGAACCCGCCGGGCACGCCCTCGGTGGCGACCGCGCCCTTGGTCAGCACACCGTGCCGGTTGAGCAGCAACTCCGCCTGGTAATGGGCGCGCAGCGTCGAATCCGGCTCGGGCGTCGGCAGCGCCGACCACCGGCCGGCCACCGTGGGGTCGGTGCGGGTCTGCGCGTGCGCGACGCTGTACCGGCTCAGGCGCGGGGGCCGGTGCGACCGATGCGCCGGCGCCGAGCGTTTGCGCGCCCCCGAGGCGCCGCCCAGCAGCGCCCGCACCGGTGCGAAGGTGTCGCCGGTGATCCAGCCGGCCCAAATCAGTTCCCACAGCGCGGCTTTCAAGTCAGCCTCGCTATGACCGTGCTGGGGCAGCTGGCGGAAGAAGTAGGCGCCGCCACCGGCCAGGCTGTTTAGGATCGCCCGATGGACGTCGGTGAAGTCGATCTCGGCCGGTGCGGCCAGGGTCAACGGCGCTGTCTCGGCCGGGTGCAGGGCGATCCAGCCGTCGCTGCCCGAGATCGACCCGGCGCCCGACCAGGTGACCTCCCCGGTCGCCAGCAACTCGTCGAGCAGCGCCGGGGAGTAGTCACGCACCCGCGGGCCCAGCACCAACGGTTCCAGCGCCGAGGCCGGCAACCGCACCCCGGCGAGCTGATCGATGACCGCCGTCAGCCCGTCCAGACCCGCATATGCCGAAGAGGAATCCGTGCCGACGTGATGCCAGGCCGGCAGGAAGCGACCGTAGGCGGCGGTGCTGACCGGTTCCACCTGGGCGCGCAACGCGGCCAGCGAACGGCGTCGCAGGATGCGCAGCACCTCGGCGTCACACCATTGTTCGGCGCCCGATGTCCCCGTAGGTCCCGCGGTGGCGACGAAGTCGCCGCGGACCAACCGCCCGTCACTGGCCAACCGGCCCAGCACGTCGGCGGTCACCCGCAGTCCCAGTCCGAACCGGGCGGCGGCTTCGGCGGTGGTGAAGGGGGTGCGGGTGCGCGCATAGCGGCCCAGCAGCTCTCCCAGGGGGTCGGCCACCGCCTCGGTGAAGCTGGCCGGCAGGCCCACCGGAACCGCGGCGCCCACGCCGTCGCGCAACCTGCCGATGTCCTCGACGGCGACCCACCAATTCTGGCCGGCGAAAGACACGGTCAGCGCGCGTCGGGCGGCGCGCAATCCTTCCAGCCAGCCGCCGACATCGGAGGCATCCGAGCGGGCGGCGATCTCATCCTCGGTGAGCGGGCCCAGCAGGCGCAGTAGGTCGGCGACACCTTCGGCGTCGCGGGCGTGCCGGTCGTCGGACAGGTGTTGCAACTGGCGGCCGGTGCCGGCGATCACGTCGGGGTCGAGCAGTTCGCGCAGCTCGACGCGGCCCAGGAGTTCGGCGAGCAGCGTGCTGTCCAGCGACAGCGCGGCGGCGCGCCGCTCGGCCAGCGGAACGTCGCCCTCGTACATGAACGCGCCGACGTAGCCGAACAGCAGTGACGCCGCGAACGGGGAAGGCCGGGCCGTCTCGGCTTCCAGCACCCGGATGCGCCGCTGGGCGATCTCATTCATCAACCGGACCAGCGTCGGGACGTCGTAGACGTCTTGCAGGCATTCGCGCACGGTTTCCAGCACGATCGGGAAGTCGGGGTATTTGCGGGCGACTTCCAGCAGTTGGGCGGCGCGTTGCCGCTGATGCCACAGCGGCGACCGGCGGCCGGGATTGCGGCGGGGCAGCAGCAGGGCGCGCGCCGCCGATTCCCGGAACCGAGACGCGAACAGCGCCGAATTGCCCACTTCGGCGGTCACGATCGGGTCGATCTCGTCGGCGTCGAAGACGAACAACTCGGCGCCGGGCGGGGCGTCGGTGCCGGTGTCGGAGACCGTGTCGGGCAGGCGCACCACGATGCCGTCGTCGGAGGCGGTCGGCTTCTCGTCGATGCCGTACCGGTCGCGCAGTCGCCGGCCCACCGCCAGCGCGAGTGGCCCGTGCACCCGCAGCCCGTACGGCGAGTGCAGGATCACGCGCCAGTCGCCCAGCTCGTCGCGGAACCGCTCGACCAGCAAGGTGGTGTCGGTGGGCACCACGCGGGTGGCGGTGCGCTGCTCGTCCAGCAGCACCCACAGGTTGTCCGTCGCATAGTCGTCGAAACCCAGCTGTGCGCAACGTTTTTGGAAGGCATTGCGGTCCAGCCCGGCCAGTTCGCCGGTGAACGCGCCCAGCGCGGCGCCGAGTTCGGCGGGGCGCCCGACGTCGTCGCCGCGCCAGAACGGCAACCGGGCCGGCTGGCCCGGCGCCGGGATCACCAGCACCCGGTCATGGGTGATCTCGGTGATCCGCCAACTGGTGGCGCCCAGCGAGATGACGTCCCCGGGCCGCGACTCGTACACCATTTCCTCGTCGAGTTCGCCGACCCGCGACGGGGTTTCGGAGTCGGTGGCCAGGTAGACGGTGAACAGCCCGCGGTCGGGGATGGCGCCGCCGGAGGTGACGGCGAGCCGCTGCGCGCCGGGCCGTGCGGTCAGCGTGCCGGAGTCGCGGTCGTACACCAGCCGCGGCCGCAGCTCGGCGAATTCGGTCGAGGGGTACTTGCCGGACAACAGGTCCAGCGTGGCCTCGAAGACGCTGCGCGGCAGCGTGGCGAACGGGGCGCTGCGGCGCACGGTGTCGAACCAGGCGTCGGCGTCCAACGGCTCCAGCGAGGCGGCCGCCACCGTCTGTTGGGCCAGGATGTCCAGCGGGTTGGCGGGCACCCGCATGGTCTCGATCTGGCCGGCCAGCATGCGTTGCACGCTGACCGCGCAGCCGATCAAGTCGGTGCGGTGCTTGGGGAACAGCACCCCGCGCGACACTTCACCGACCTGATGGCCGGCTCGTCCGATGCGCTGCAGGCCGCTGGCCACCGACGGCGGCGCCTCCACCTGGATCACCAGATCGACCGCGCCCATGTCAATGCCCAGTTCCAGGCTCGAGGTCGCGACCACCGCTTTGAGCTCGCCCCGTTTGAGGTCCTCTTCGACGATGGCGCGCTGTTCCTTACTGACCGACCCGTGATGCGCGCGGGCCAGCAGCGGCGGCGCTCCGAAGGTCTGGCCGCTGCCCATGATGTAGGCCGGCGCACCCCCGGGAACCTGCGGGTTGGCGTCGGACGGCGGGGCGATGCCGGAACGCTCGGCGTGGATTTCGTTCAGCCGTGCGGTGAGCCGCTCGGCCAGCCGGCGCGAGTTGGCGAACACGATCGTCGAGTTGTGCGACTCGATGAGGTCGACCAGCCGCTCCTCCACATCCGGCCAGATCGAGTTGTTGTCCAGGTTGGCCAT from Mycobacterium kubicae includes these protein-coding regions:
- the pstS gene encoding phosphate ABC transporter substrate-binding protein PstS; the encoded protein is MSSNKFGVVAIVAVLLSGCGSDNNASAPSATTTTAACGGKSTLKASGSTAQENAMTRFVKAFEQACAGHSVNYTANGSGAGISEFLSNQTDFAGSDSPLSKDEYARAQQRCGSPAWNLPMVFGPIAIAYNVKGLTSLTLDGPTAAKIFNGAITSWNDPAIGALNAGVVLPAEPIRVVFRSDESGTSDNFQRYLDTASGGAWGKGAGKAFNGGVGEGAKGNEGAAAAVGTAEGSISYVEWSFAQAQHLNTAKVITSAGPDAIAINPDSVGKTISAAWFTKEGNDLAFDTISFYRPNQPGAYPIVLATYEIVCSKYADPQVGAAVRAFLHSALGPGQSGLVDNGYIPIPDEFKGRLSTAVNAIG
- the nei2 gene encoding endonuclease VIII Nei2 yields the protein MPEGDTVWHTAAKLREHLVGRTLTRCDVRVPRYATVDLTGQVVDEVISRGKHLFIRVGPASIHSHMKMDGSWRVGERAVRIDYRARIVLEAGPIRAVGYDLGVLEILERDQDDAAVAHLGPDLLGEDWDPQVATANLTADPDRPLAEALLDQRVLAGVGNVYANELCFVTGHLPTAPVSAVSDPQRLLVRAREMLWLNRFRWNRCTTGDTRNGRQLWVYGRAGQRCRRCGTPINYDGSGDRVTYWCPTCQR
- a CDS encoding ATP-dependent helicase, with translation MPAESLGRFSAITRDWFASTFPAPTTAQASAWSAIAAGDNTLVIAPTGSGKTLAAFLWALDSLAAAPERPKGTSVLYVSPLKALAVDVERNLRTPLAGLTRLAERRGLPAPNISVGVRSGDTPPALRRQLISHPPDVLITTPESLFLMLTSAARETLTGVRTVIVDEVHAIAASKRGAHLALSLERLDELSPERPAQRIGLSATVRPPEELARFLSGQSPTTIVAPPSAKTVDLSVQVPVPDMANLDNNSIWPDVEERLVDLIESHNSTIVFANSRRLAERLTARLNEIHAERSGIAPPSDANPQVPGGAPAYIMGSGQTFGAPPLLARAHHGSVSKEQRAIVEEDLKRGELKAVVATSSLELGIDMGAVDLVIQVEAPPSVASGLQRIGRAGHQVGEVSRGVLFPKHRTDLIGCAVSVQRMLAGQIETMRVPANPLDILAQQTVAAASLEPLDADAWFDTVRRSAPFATLPRSVFEATLDLLSGKYPSTEFAELRPRLVYDRDSGTLTARPGAQRLAVTSGGAIPDRGLFTVYLATDSETPSRVGELDEEMVYESRPGDVISLGATSWRITEITHDRVLVIPAPGQPARLPFWRGDDVGRPAELGAALGAFTGELAGLDRNAFQKRCAQLGFDDYATDNLWVLLDEQRTATRVVPTDTTLLVERFRDELGDWRVILHSPYGLRVHGPLALAVGRRLRDRYGIDEKPTASDDGIVVRLPDTVSDTGTDAPPGAELFVFDADEIDPIVTAEVGNSALFASRFRESAARALLLPRRNPGRRSPLWHQRQRAAQLLEVARKYPDFPIVLETVRECLQDVYDVPTLVRLMNEIAQRRIRVLEAETARPSPFAASLLFGYVGAFMYEGDVPLAERRAAALSLDSTLLAELLGRVELRELLDPDVIAGTGRQLQHLSDDRHARDAEGVADLLRLLGPLTEDEIAARSDASDVGGWLEGLRAARRALTVSFAGQNWWVAVEDIGRLRDGVGAAVPVGLPASFTEAVADPLGELLGRYARTRTPFTTAEAAARFGLGLRVTADVLGRLASDGRLVRGDFVATAGPTGTSGAEQWCDAEVLRILRRRSLAALRAQVEPVSTAAYGRFLPAWHHVGTDSSSAYAGLDGLTAVIDQLAGVRLPASALEPLVLGPRVRDYSPALLDELLATGEVTWSGAGSISGSDGWIALHPAETAPLTLAAPAEIDFTDVHRAILNSLAGGGAYFFRQLPQHGHSEADLKAALWELIWAGWITGDTFAPVRALLGGASGARKRSAPAHRSHRPPRLSRYSVAHAQTRTDPTVAGRWSALPTPEPDSTLRAHYQAELLLNRHGVLTKGAVATEGVPGGFATLYKVLSAFEDAGRCQRGYFVESLGGAQFAVASTVDRLRSYSDGVDPERPDYRAVVLAAADPANPYGAALPWPSTEGDGSARPGRKAGALVVLVDGALAWFLERGGRSLLTFTDDPGANGAAATALAELVANRRVASLLVERVDGAPVLQPGAPAPVTDALVDAGFARTPRGLRLR
- a CDS encoding DUF732 domain-containing protein, coding for MVISKARRRAPFLGLLAVVSVCLVIAGTSSAHADGVDDAFLNAVKAKGINFASPQAAIIAGHQVCDELDLGRQKGDVANDLSANSNLDGYRAGYFVGVSIAAFCPRHHATA
- a CDS encoding pseudouridine synthase, whose product is MRAAPLPVRDGLGPARVRLRGGPVLDELTARFGAPARAKVLAGQVVDADGAVINDSSVLPGGATVYLYRDLPDEVPVPFDIPVLYQDANIVVADKPHFLATMPRGRHVAQTALVRLRRSLGLPELSPAHRLDRLTAGVLVFTTRRELRGRYQTLFAQGAVRKTYLARAAVHPDLVLPRVVRNRIVKRRGHLQAVSEPGVPNAETWIELLSPDGLYRLTPRTGRTHQLRVHMASLGIPIAGDPLYPNVIDVPEHDFSTPLRLLAQRIEFDDPVTGLTRVFVSGLEI
- a CDS encoding PPE family protein; the protein is MEFITLPPEITSALIHSGPGAESLIAASDAWERLATELEESTRLYSPVLATLAEGWSGPSAAVMTDAVAPYLAWLQTTAQQCQQLSASAQAATAAFASTLASVVPPSVVTANRTQLAQLLATNQFGKNLPAIAQTEEQYENMWVNNSAAMSRYQTATQQALALPQFTSPPAITDPAGTNRQAAAVSAAAAPAASAGAAAAPAEAVSPLDSLFQAFGVGFNPNSGWFGLANTYANQFLSSGFPINLLSYLAQNTSAQALQSVAPEIGEGLSEGEAALGDTVASLSRAVGAAEPTAALGVGVSMGNLTAPPAVVGLLPAAQTPVQLASAATPLAAGDAGFPMLPPLMPPPISAGSGWRKRKQQKYEDLAMGMELKGTFMPRPPSAG
- a CDS encoding alpha/beta hydrolase family esterase; amino-acid sequence: MPWARLLSLAALAVVLCACGRPVSAASSHNDPGAFKFGGMNRTYTVHVPPGPPAGLVLNLHGGGGTGAGQQGLTNFDSVADINNLLVVYPDGYDKSWADGRGAAPADRRHLDDIGFLVALVDKVAKEFSVPAGHIFATGMSNGGFMSNRLACDHADLFAAIAPISGTLGAGVSCNPSRPVSVLAAHGTADRVVPFNGGDVRGRGGVSRAISATSMVNEWRTVDRCQGEPTEQTLPNVGDGTVVRRFESTTCADGTAVVFYQIDNGGHTWPGAKQYLPKPVIGSTTRAFDASQIIAQFFVAHGRD